One genomic window of Candidatus Methylacidiphilales bacterium includes the following:
- the rdgB gene encoding RdgB/HAM1 family non-canonical purine NTP pyrophosphatase has protein sequence MKRIVIATTSTGKGKELRARLASEWVIWTLQEAAQYWGEYPDVKEEGETFMENARGKAVAYSLWAKGEWVLADDSGLCVDALRGAPGVRSARYAGEPRDDGKNLELVLDQMRGVKNRAAAFYCALVLAKNGEVVAEVEGRCHGTLALSPRGTHGFGYDPIFIPEGYSETFGELPESVKARISHRAKALESMVEILKSI, from the coding sequence ATGAAGAGGATCGTGATAGCAACGACAAGCACTGGGAAAGGAAAAGAATTGCGTGCAAGGTTGGCTTCAGAATGGGTGATCTGGACGCTTCAGGAGGCTGCACAGTATTGGGGAGAATATCCTGACGTGAAGGAGGAGGGGGAGACTTTTATGGAAAATGCACGGGGTAAGGCTGTGGCTTATTCACTGTGGGCAAAGGGGGAATGGGTATTGGCCGATGACTCTGGATTGTGTGTAGATGCGCTGAGGGGGGCGCCGGGGGTTCGTTCGGCTCGTTATGCTGGTGAGCCTAGAGACGATGGTAAAAATTTGGAGCTCGTGTTGGATCAAATGAGGGGCGTAAAAAATCGTGCTGCAGCATTTTATTGTGCATTAGTCCTGGCTAAGAACGGAGAGGTTGTGGCTGAGGTAGAGGGGCGTTGTCATGGGACTTTGGCTCTTTCTCCTAGAGGGACGCACGGGTTTGGTTATGATCCTATTTTTATTCCTGAAGGATATTCAGAGACCTTTGGGGAGCTGCCCGAATCTGTCAAAGCTCGGATTAGTCATCGGGCCAAGGCGTTGGAGAGCATGGTTGAGATTTTGAAGTCGATATAA
- a CDS encoding prepilin-type N-terminal cleavage/methylation domain-containing protein, producing the protein MVSCVYKSHFVRARRAFSLTELLVVVAIVAVLASLVVTGVPLALNRARMSKAQTDVASISTAWRHYFAEYNSWPMSNTSVVGDGLPREMGQEACNILTGLDLADNPRALPFIEISLKDRENKAPGVPPNSRGRFMDPWKRPYYYALDHDLNDRVVVFGIEIPAPVAAWSRGPKNQDPIPENATRTVRSW; encoded by the coding sequence ATGGTGAGTTGTGTTTATAAATCTCATTTTGTTAGAGCTAGGCGTGCCTTTTCATTGACTGAGCTTCTTGTTGTCGTGGCGATTGTAGCGGTATTGGCCTCACTTGTGGTAACAGGTGTGCCGTTAGCTTTGAATAGAGCCCGCATGTCGAAAGCACAGACTGACGTCGCTTCGATTTCTACAGCATGGAGGCATTATTTTGCGGAATACAACTCGTGGCCTATGTCTAACACTTCTGTGGTAGGCGATGGGCTGCCTCGGGAAATGGGGCAAGAGGCTTGCAACATCCTTACTGGACTTGACCTTGCTGATAATCCCAGAGCACTTCCTTTTATTGAAATTTCGCTTAAGGATCGAGAAAACAAAGCGCCGGGAGTGCCTCCGAATTCGCGTGGGCGGTTTATGGATCCATGGAAGCGGCCGTATTATTATGCCCTTGATCATGATTTGAACGATCGGGTGGTTGTCTTTGGAATTGAGATCCCTGCGCCCGTGGCAGCTTGGTCTCGCGGTCCCAAGAATCAGGATCCTATTCCTGAAAATGCGACGCGCACTGTGAGGAGCTGGTAA